In a single window of the Ancylobacter polymorphus genome:
- a CDS encoding sigma-54-dependent transcriptional regulator: MATDILIVDDEADIRGLVAGILEDEGYGARTAKDSDEALAAIEARRPHLVFLDIWLERSKLDGLQLLERIKKSHPDVPVVMISGHGTIETAVAAIKQGAYDFIEKPFNSDRLILVADRALETLRLKREVRDLKQRTAVTQALVGKSSVMNQLRQGIERVAPTNSRIMIVGPSGSGKELTARMIHAASQRANGPFVVINAAAITPERMEVELFGVELGEGQGRQVGALEEAHGGTLFIDEIADMPRETQNRILRVLVDQNFLRVGGNTRVSVDVRIISSTARNLEKEIAEGRFREDLYHRLGVVPVRVPPLAERREDVPELVEFFLDQISQSTGLPRRRVADDALAVLQSHDWPGNVRQLRNNIERLLILASGEADAPVTADMLPPDVGALVPSLPSGTGGEHLMGLPLRDAREVFEREYLVAQISRFGGNISRTAEFVGMERSALHRKLKALGIG; encoded by the coding sequence ATGGCGACGGACATCCTGATCGTCGATGACGAAGCCGATATTCGCGGTCTGGTCGCGGGCATTCTGGAGGATGAGGGCTATGGCGCCCGCACCGCCAAGGACAGCGACGAGGCGCTGGCCGCCATCGAGGCGCGCCGCCCGCATCTGGTCTTCCTCGACATCTGGCTGGAACGCTCGAAGCTCGATGGGCTGCAACTGCTGGAGCGCATCAAGAAGAGCCACCCGGACGTGCCGGTCGTGATGATTTCCGGCCACGGCACCATCGAGACGGCGGTGGCGGCGATCAAGCAGGGCGCCTACGACTTCATCGAGAAGCCGTTCAATTCCGACCGCCTGATCCTCGTCGCCGACCGGGCGCTGGAGACGCTGAGGCTCAAGCGCGAGGTGCGCGACCTCAAGCAGCGCACGGCGGTGACGCAGGCGCTGGTGGGCAAGTCCTCGGTGATGAACCAGCTGCGCCAGGGCATCGAGCGCGTGGCGCCGACCAATAGCCGCATCATGATCGTCGGCCCCTCCGGCTCCGGCAAGGAGCTGACCGCCCGCATGATCCACGCCGCCTCGCAGCGGGCGAACGGGCCGTTCGTCGTCATCAACGCCGCCGCCATCACCCCGGAGCGGATGGAAGTCGAGTTGTTCGGTGTCGAGCTGGGCGAAGGGCAGGGCCGTCAGGTCGGCGCGCTGGAAGAGGCGCATGGCGGCACGCTGTTCATCGACGAAATCGCCGATATGCCGCGCGAGACCCAGAACCGCATCCTGCGGGTGCTGGTGGACCAGAACTTCCTGCGCGTCGGCGGCAATACCCGCGTTTCGGTGGATGTGCGCATCATCTCCTCCACCGCCCGCAATCTGGAAAAAGAGATCGCCGAAGGGCGCTTCCGCGAGGATCTCTATCACCGGCTTGGCGTGGTGCCGGTGCGGGTGCCGCCGCTGGCGGAGCGGCGCGAGGACGTGCCGGAGCTGGTCGAATTCTTCCTCGACCAGATTTCGCAGTCCACCGGCCTGCCGCGCCGGCGTGTCGCCGACGACGCGCTCGCCGTGCTGCAGTCGCATGACTGGCCGGGCAATGTCCGCCAGCTGCGCAACAATATCGAACGCCTGCTCATCCTCGCCTCCGGCGAGGCGGATGCGCCCGTGACCGCCGACATGCTGCCGCCGGATGTCGGCGCGTTGGTGCCGAGCCTGCCGAGCGGCACGGGCGGCGAGCATCTGATGGGCCTGCCGCTGCGCGATGCGCGCGAAGTGTTCGAGCGCGAATATCTGGTGGCGCAGATCAGCCGCTTCGGCGGCAACATCTCGCGCACGGCGGAGTTCGTCGGCATGGAGCGCTCGGCGCTGCACCGCAAGCTCAAGGCGCTGGGCATCGGCTGA
- the trkA gene encoding Trk system potassium transporter TrkA yields MKVVICGAGQVGFGIAERLAAEQNDVSIIDTSPRLIQAVTDTLDVRGFVGHGSHPDVLARAGLEAADMLIAVTLHDEVNMIACQVGHALFDVPTKIARVRAQSYLQGHWRDLFSRDHLPIDVVISPELEVGEMVLRRLSLPGAVDTVSFNDSNVVVVGVRCQEDCPVLDTPLRQLTDLFPDLRAVVVAVNRNGKTFVPRSIDSLLAGDLAYFVAHTDQVSRTLSIFGHDEPPAQRIVIGGGGNIGLYVARELEQRNPKARVKIIEDKISRAEEIAQELNRTVVLRGSALDRTILEEAAVGDADTMIAVTNDDRVNILSCLLSRELGAKRMLSLLNDPAYPAFARGLGIDAYVNPRQITVSKVLQYVRKGRIRGVHSLLNGAGEVIEAEALETSPLVGKPLRQLDLFDGMRIGAVIRAGRVMLPRGDTVIQARDRVVMFALADKVKRVEQLFRVSLEFF; encoded by the coding sequence ATGAAGGTCGTGATTTGCGGCGCGGGGCAGGTGGGGTTCGGCATTGCCGAGCGTCTGGCCGCTGAGCAGAACGACGTTTCCATCATCGACACCTCGCCCCGCCTCATCCAGGCGGTGACCGATACGCTCGACGTGCGCGGCTTTGTCGGCCATGGCTCGCATCCCGACGTGCTGGCCCGGGCGGGGCTGGAGGCGGCGGACATGCTGATCGCCGTCACCCTGCACGACGAAGTCAACATGATCGCCTGCCAGGTCGGCCATGCGCTGTTCGACGTGCCGACCAAGATCGCCCGCGTGCGCGCGCAAAGCTATCTGCAGGGCCACTGGCGCGACCTGTTCTCGCGCGACCACCTGCCGATCGATGTGGTGATCTCGCCCGAGCTGGAAGTGGGCGAGATGGTGCTGCGCCGCCTCTCGCTGCCGGGCGCCGTCGATACGGTGAGCTTCAACGACAGCAATGTCGTCGTTGTGGGCGTGCGCTGCCAGGAGGATTGCCCGGTCCTCGACACGCCGCTGCGCCAGCTCACCGATCTGTTCCCGGACCTGCGGGCGGTGGTGGTGGCGGTCAACCGCAACGGCAAGACCTTCGTGCCGCGCTCCATCGATTCGCTGCTGGCCGGCGACCTCGCCTATTTCGTCGCCCATACCGACCAGGTGAGCCGCACCCTCTCGATCTTCGGCCATGACGAGCCGCCGGCGCAGCGCATCGTCATTGGCGGCGGTGGCAATATCGGCCTTTATGTCGCGCGCGAGCTGGAGCAGCGCAACCCGAAGGCGCGGGTGAAGATCATCGAGGACAAGATCAGCCGCGCGGAGGAGATCGCGCAGGAGCTGAACCGCACCGTGGTGCTGCGCGGCAGCGCGCTGGATCGCACCATTCTGGAGGAGGCGGCGGTCGGCGATGCCGACACCATGATCGCGGTGACCAATGACGACCGGGTCAACATCCTTTCCTGTCTGCTGTCGCGCGAGCTTGGCGCCAAGCGCATGCTGTCGCTGCTGAACGACCCAGCCTATCCCGCCTTCGCGCGCGGCCTCGGCATTGACGCCTATGTGAATCCGCGCCAGATCACCGTCTCCAAAGTGCTGCAATACGTCCGCAAGGGCCGCATCCGCGGCGTGCATTCGCTGCTGAACGGGGCCGGCGAGGTGATCGAGGCCGAGGCGCTGGAAACCTCGCCGCTGGTAGGCAAGCCCCTGCGCCAACTCGACCTGTTCGACGGCATGCGCATCGGCGCGGTCATCCGCGCCGGGCGGGTCATGCTGCCGCGCGGCGACACGGTGATCCAGGCGCGTGACCGGGTGGTGATGTTCGCGCTCGCCGACAAGGTGAAGCGGGTCGAACAGCTGTTCCGGGTCAGCCTTGAATTCTTCTGA
- a CDS encoding TrkH family potassium uptake protein gives MIAVARYSAQTAGVMAGFLLLAALVSLFRREPGADVFLMTALLTVFGAGAVHLAVRNRAGRLDRLAAYGLLLLLWLVVPIIAAVPIAATTTLGPVHAWFEAVAAFTTTGPIQIHDLDKVPRATLGWLLTLQWAGGLLTLVGFVAVLGPAGLGGLPDRSARANLLGVTHQMTLDDALRLVLPIYLGATLLCTFLLFLLGLRLFEALGLAGAALSTGGLLPDADGIAAYGHFGIKAVLIVFMLIGGTSLLWQRMLLTRRFRLALGQYENIVLFALCLGLGIAAAAIGFRTLGSGLSLPIALEDGLFTAVALVTTTGIEPHAGAFASLPVTVVLTVVFIGGASFSTAGGIKIYRAGVMVLQSLRELERLVHPSAVHPRRLGQQNVTLQMMKAIWIMFGVACTVIGALTVALAPAMPSFEAAFVAVVTALSNAGPVYSVNWQPDVNWPDWGALPAYAQLILALAMILGRLEILVVLGLANFALWRR, from the coding sequence ATGATCGCGGTCGCCCGCTACAGCGCCCAGACGGCCGGCGTCATGGCCGGCTTCCTGCTGCTGGCCGCGCTGGTGTCGCTGTTCCGGCGCGAGCCCGGTGCCGACGTGTTCCTGATGACGGCGCTGCTCACCGTTTTCGGCGCGGGGGCGGTGCATCTCGCCGTGCGCAACCGGGCCGGGCGGCTGGACCGGCTCGCCGCCTATGGCCTGCTGCTGCTGCTTTGGCTCGTCGTGCCGATCATCGCCGCCGTGCCGATCGCCGCGACCACGACGCTCGGGCCGGTGCATGCCTGGTTCGAGGCGGTGGCGGCGTTCACCACCACCGGGCCGATCCAGATTCATGATCTCGACAAGGTGCCGCGGGCGACGCTGGGCTGGCTGCTGACGCTGCAATGGGCGGGCGGGCTGCTCACCCTTGTGGGCTTCGTCGCCGTGCTCGGCCCCGCCGGTCTCGGCGGCCTGCCGGACCGCAGCGCCCGCGCCAATCTGCTCGGCGTCACCCATCAGATGACGCTGGACGACGCGCTGCGCCTCGTGCTGCCGATCTATCTCGGCGCCACGCTCCTGTGCACCTTCCTGCTGTTCCTGCTCGGTCTTCGCCTGTTCGAGGCGCTCGGCCTCGCCGGCGCGGCATTGTCCACCGGCGGCCTGCTGCCGGATGCGGACGGCATCGCCGCCTATGGCCATTTCGGCATCAAGGCGGTGCTGATCGTTTTCATGCTGATCGGCGGCACGAGCCTGCTCTGGCAGCGCATGCTGCTCACACGGCGCTTTCGCCTCGCGCTCGGACAATATGAAAACATTGTGCTTTTCGCGCTTTGCCTCGGCCTCGGCATTGCTGCCGCGGCGATTGGTTTCCGCACGCTGGGCAGCGGCCTGTCGCTGCCGATCGCGCTGGAGGACGGGCTGTTCACCGCCGTCGCGCTGGTCACCACGACAGGCATCGAGCCGCATGCCGGCGCCTTTGCCAGCCTGCCGGTGACGGTGGTGCTCACCGTCGTCTTCATCGGCGGCGCCAGTTTCTCCACCGCGGGCGGAATCAAGATCTACCGTGCCGGGGTGATGGTGCTGCAGAGCCTGCGCGAACTGGAGCGACTGGTGCATCCCAGCGCCGTGCATCCGCGTCGTCTCGGGCAGCAGAATGTGACGTTGCAGATGATGAAGGCGATCTGGATTATGTTCGGCGTCGCCTGCACGGTGATCGGCGCGCTAACCGTGGCGCTCGCGCCGGCCATGCCGAGCTTTGAAGCGGCCTTCGTCGCGGTCGTGACGGCGCTGAGCAATGCCGGTCCGGTCTATTCCGTGAACTGGCAGCCGGACGTGAATTGGCCGGACTGGGGCGCGCTGCCGGCCTATGCGCAGCTTATACTGGCCCTGGCCATGATTCTCGGGCGGCTGGAGATTCTGGTCGTGCTGGGGCTGGCCAATTTCGCCCTCTGGCGACGTTAA
- a CDS encoding D-amino-acid transaminase: protein MSRIAYVNGAYVPHAVAGVHVEDRGYQFGDGVYEVCEVRGGHMVDERRHMERLVRSLGELRIRLPMSLAALGVVLRQTIARNRVRDGLVYLQVTRGVARRDHYFPDPATPPSIVVTARAIDPAKGEAAAEQGIGVITVPDNRWERVDIKTVGLLPNVLAKEAAKQAGAREAWFVDAGGHVTEGGSTNAWIVTPEGRLVTRPAESGILRGITRTVMFEVAAELQLRIEERPFTVAEALGAREAFVTSATNFATPVVRIDGQAIGDGRPGPVARALRANYHRLAEIAR from the coding sequence ATGTCGCGCATTGCCTATGTGAACGGAGCCTATGTGCCGCACGCCGTGGCGGGCGTGCATGTGGAGGATCGCGGCTACCAGTTCGGCGACGGCGTCTATGAAGTCTGCGAGGTGCGCGGCGGGCATATGGTGGATGAGCGTCGCCACATGGAGCGGCTGGTGCGTTCGCTCGGCGAACTGCGCATCCGGCTGCCTATGTCGCTTGCCGCGCTCGGGGTGGTGCTGCGCCAGACCATCGCCCGCAACCGCGTGCGCGACGGCCTCGTCTATCTGCAGGTCACGCGCGGCGTCGCCCGGCGCGACCATTATTTTCCCGATCCGGCGACGCCGCCCTCAATCGTCGTCACCGCCCGCGCGATTGACCCGGCCAAGGGCGAGGCGGCGGCGGAGCAGGGGATCGGCGTCATCACCGTGCCGGATAATCGCTGGGAGCGGGTCGATATCAAGACCGTCGGCCTGCTGCCGAACGTCCTCGCCAAGGAGGCGGCGAAGCAGGCCGGCGCGCGCGAAGCCTGGTTCGTCGATGCGGGCGGCCATGTCACCGAGGGCGGCTCGACCAATGCCTGGATCGTCACGCCCGAGGGGCGGCTCGTCACCCGGCCGGCGGAGTCTGGCATTTTGCGCGGCATCACCCGCACGGTCATGTTCGAGGTGGCGGCCGAGCTGCAATTGCGCATCGAGGAGCGCCCCTTCACCGTGGCGGAAGCGCTGGGCGCGCGTGAGGCCTTCGTTACTTCGGCCACCAATTTCGCCACCCCGGTGGTGCGAATCGACGGGCAGGCGATCGGCGACGGCCGGCCCGGCCCGGTGGCGCGCGCCCTGCGCGCCAACTACCACCGGCTTGCCGAAATCGCCCGCTGA
- the hfq gene encoding RNA chaperone Hfq — protein MAAERSQNLQDTFLNHVRKNKTPLTIFLVNGVKLQGVVTWFDNFCVLLRRDGHSQLVYKHAISTIMPGHPVQLFEPDETGEKG, from the coding sequence ATGGCCGCGGAACGTTCGCAGAACCTCCAGGACACCTTTCTCAATCACGTCCGCAAGAACAAGACGCCGCTCACCATCTTCCTGGTCAATGGCGTGAAGCTGCAGGGAGTCGTCACCTGGTTCGATAATTTCTGCGTGCTGCTGCGCCGCGATGGCCATTCGCAGCTCGTTTACAAGCACGCGATCTCGACCATCATGCCCGGCCATCCGGTTCAGCTGTTCGAACCCGATGAGACCGGCGAGAAGGGCTGA
- the hflX gene encoding GTPase HflX, whose protein sequence is MILEFKPSRTSSAGRAAGLPVEHETEGDATRVVVIVPHLTRRGAGEEGVRRSPEARLDEAVGLVLAIDLKLVGSALVGLSQVRPATYLGSGKVEEIAGLVKAEEAGLVFVDAPLSPVQQRNLEKAWSAKVIDRTALILEIFGQRARTKEGVLQVEFAHLNYQRSRLVRSWTHLERQRGGFGFLGGPGETQIEADRRLIGERIVKIERELEQVKRTRALHRASRKKVPYPVVALVGYTNAGKSTLFNRLTRAEVMAQDLLFATLDPTLRAVQLPTGDKVILSDTVGFISDLPTQLVAAFRATLEEVIEADLILHVRDMAHEDADAQAHDVKSVLADLDIDPEDDHRVIEVWNKIDRLEPEARAGLFNAAARREGDARPIPVSALTGEGMEPLLATISQRLSRERVSLAVDLAAADGGNLSWLYRHSEVLERREDAEGRLHLAVRVPPDRAEQIERRFGARRIRG, encoded by the coding sequence CTGATCTTGGAGTTCAAGCCCTCCCGCACGTCGTCCGCCGGTCGTGCCGCCGGCCTGCCTGTCGAGCATGAAACCGAAGGCGACGCGACCCGCGTGGTGGTGATCGTTCCGCACCTGACCCGTCGCGGGGCAGGGGAGGAGGGCGTGCGCCGCTCGCCCGAGGCGCGGCTCGACGAGGCGGTCGGTCTCGTCCTCGCCATTGATCTGAAGCTTGTCGGCAGCGCGCTTGTGGGCTTGTCGCAGGTGCGTCCGGCCACCTATCTCGGCAGTGGCAAGGTCGAGGAAATCGCCGGGCTGGTGAAGGCGGAGGAGGCGGGGCTGGTCTTTGTCGATGCCCCGCTCAGCCCGGTGCAGCAGCGCAACCTCGAAAAGGCGTGGTCGGCCAAGGTGATCGACCGCACCGCGCTCATTCTCGAAATTTTCGGCCAGCGTGCGCGCACCAAGGAAGGTGTGCTGCAGGTCGAGTTCGCCCATCTCAACTATCAGCGCAGCCGGCTGGTGCGCTCCTGGACCCATCTGGAACGCCAGCGCGGCGGCTTCGGCTTTCTCGGTGGCCCCGGCGAGACGCAGATCGAGGCCGACCGCCGGCTGATTGGCGAGCGCATCGTCAAGATCGAGCGCGAGCTGGAGCAGGTCAAGCGCACCCGCGCCCTGCACCGCGCCAGCCGCAAGAAGGTGCCTTATCCCGTGGTGGCGTTGGTCGGCTACACCAATGCCGGCAAGTCGACCCTGTTCAACCGGCTGACCCGCGCCGAGGTGATGGCGCAGGACCTGCTGTTCGCCACGCTCGACCCGACGCTGCGGGCGGTGCAGTTGCCCACCGGCGACAAGGTGATCCTGTCCGACACGGTCGGTTTCATCTCCGATCTGCCGACCCAGCTCGTCGCCGCCTTCCGCGCGACGCTGGAAGAGGTGATCGAGGCCGATCTCATCCTGCATGTGCGCGACATGGCGCATGAGGACGCGGACGCGCAGGCCCATGATGTGAAGAGCGTGCTGGCCGATCTCGACATCGACCCGGAAGACGACCATCGCGTCATCGAGGTCTGGAACAAGATCGACCGGCTGGAGCCGGAGGCGAGGGCAGGGCTGTTCAACGCCGCCGCCCGCCGCGAGGGCGATGCCCGCCCGATCCCAGTGTCGGCGCTCACCGGCGAAGGCATGGAGCCGCTGCTCGCCACCATTTCGCAGCGCCTCTCACGCGAGCGGGTGAGCCTCGCCGTCGATCTCGCCGCCGCCGATGGTGGCAATCTCAGCTGGCTCTATCGCCACAGCGAAGTGCTGGAGCGCCGCGAGGACGCGGAAGGGCGGCTGCACCTCGCCGTGCGGGTGCCGCCGGACCGTGCCGAGCAGATCGAGCGTCGCTTCGGCGCGCGGCGCATCCGGGGATAA
- the mazG gene encoding nucleoside triphosphate pyrophosphohydrolase, giving the protein MTPSRDIERLLEIMAALRTPETGCPWDLAQDFDTIAPYTIEEAYEVADAIARGDLDDLCDELGDLLLQVVFHARLAQERGAFDFGAVVEAITAKMIRRHPHVFGDARGRDVAAVNAAWDAIKAEEKARRAARRAARGLPPEPGQGRTLDGVPAGAPALTRAVKLQDKAAKVGFDWPEVRPVLDKIREEIDEVEAEIAAGDAKAAGQEVGDLLFALANLARHLDVDPEAALRGTNEKFTRRFAHIEDRLAQAGRTPTEASLDEMEALWQEAKTAAKTAAPKE; this is encoded by the coding sequence TTGACGCCCTCCCGCGACATAGAGCGCCTGTTGGAGATCATGGCGGCACTGCGCACGCCGGAGACCGGCTGCCCTTGGGACCTTGCACAGGACTTCGACACGATCGCGCCCTACACGATCGAGGAAGCCTATGAGGTGGCCGACGCCATCGCCCGCGGCGATCTGGACGACCTCTGCGACGAACTCGGCGACCTGCTGCTGCAGGTGGTGTTCCACGCCCGGCTGGCGCAGGAGCGCGGCGCCTTCGATTTCGGCGCCGTGGTAGAAGCGATCACCGCCAAGATGATCCGCCGCCACCCGCATGTGTTCGGCGACGCGCGTGGGCGCGACGTGGCGGCGGTGAATGCGGCGTGGGACGCCATCAAGGCGGAAGAGAAGGCGCGGCGGGCCGCCCGACGGGCGGCGCGGGGTCTGCCGCCGGAGCCGGGGCAGGGCCGCACGCTGGACGGGGTGCCGGCCGGCGCCCCTGCCCTCACCCGGGCGGTGAAATTGCAGGACAAGGCGGCGAAGGTCGGCTTCGACTGGCCGGAGGTGCGGCCGGTGCTCGACAAGATCCGCGAGGAGATCGACGAGGTGGAAGCCGAGATCGCCGCCGGCGACGCGAAGGCGGCGGGGCAAGAAGTCGGCGACCTCCTGTTCGCGCTGGCCAATCTCGCCCGCCATCTCGATGTGGACCCGGAGGCCGCTCTGCGCGGCACCAATGAGAAGTTCACCCGCCGCTTCGCCCATATCGAGGACCGGCTGGCGCAGGCCGGGCGCACGCCGACAGAGGCCAGCCTCGATGAGATGGAGGCGCTGTGGCAGGAGGCCAAGACGGCGGCGAAGACGGCGGCGCCGAAGGAGTAG
- a CDS encoding MBL fold metallo-hydrolase: MALTFTILGCGSSGGVPRVGQGWGVCDPNEPRNRRRRCSMLVERLDDGAERPTRVLIDTSPDLREQLIDAGVDRLDAVLFTHEHADHTHGIDDLRPLTILNRRRIDVHVDPETSAMLHQRFGYCFETPPGSDYPPILTEHRFHAGDTIRVAGPGGTVEAQAYRQYHGNIISYGFRIGGLAYSSDLHDLPEESLAYLADLDVWIIDALRPKPHPTHLSLSEALAWIERMQPRRAVLTNLHTDLDYATLTRELPDGVVAAYDGMKITL; this comes from the coding sequence ATGGCGCTGACCTTCACCATTCTCGGCTGCGGCTCCTCCGGCGGGGTGCCGCGAGTCGGGCAGGGCTGGGGCGTGTGCGACCCGAACGAACCACGCAACCGCCGCCGCCGCTGCTCGATGCTGGTCGAGCGCCTTGACGACGGCGCCGAGCGGCCGACGCGGGTGCTGATCGACACCTCGCCGGATCTGCGTGAGCAATTGATCGACGCCGGGGTCGACCGGCTCGACGCCGTGCTGTTCACCCATGAACATGCCGACCACACCCACGGCATCGACGATCTGCGCCCGCTGACAATCCTCAACCGCCGCCGCATCGACGTGCATGTCGATCCCGAGACCTCGGCGATGCTGCACCAGCGCTTCGGCTATTGCTTCGAGACGCCGCCGGGCAGCGACTACCCGCCGATCCTGACCGAGCACCGTTTCCACGCCGGTGACACCATCCGCGTCGCCGGGCCCGGCGGGACGGTCGAGGCGCAGGCGTACCGGCAGTACCACGGCAACATCATCTCCTATGGCTTCCGCATTGGCGGGCTGGCCTATTCCAGCGACCTGCACGATCTGCCGGAGGAAAGCCTGGCTTATCTCGCCGACCTCGATGTGTGGATCATCGACGCGCTGCGGCCCAAGCCGCACCCGACGCATCTGTCGCTCAGCGAGGCGCTGGCCTGGATCGAGCGTATGCAGCCGCGCCGCGCCGTGCTCACAAACCTGCACACCGATCTCGACTACGCCACGCTGACACGGGAATTGCCGGACGGCGTGGTCGCCGCCTATGACGGCATGAAAATCACGCTCTGA
- a CDS encoding TatD family hydrolase, which translates to MIVDSHCHLDFPDFAAELDDVVARARAAGVGRLVTIGTRVRRSGEVRAIAERFDDVFCSVGTHPHNAGEEADVTLDEILAAADHPKVVAIGEAGLDYHYDTAPRDAQAAGFRRHIEAARRTGLPLVIHARDADEDVAAILEEESGKGAFAFVLHCFTAGPDLARRAVALGGYVSFSGILTFKSGAPLREIAASLPTDRVLVETDAPYLAPNSRRGKRNEPSYVVETAHILAEARGVSFDEIAALTTQNFFRLFSRAS; encoded by the coding sequence ATGATCGTCGACAGCCATTGCCATCTCGACTTCCCGGATTTCGCCGCGGAACTCGACGACGTGGTCGCGCGGGCTCGCGCGGCCGGCGTCGGCCGGCTCGTCACCATCGGCACGCGCGTGCGCCGCTCGGGCGAGGTGAGGGCGATCGCCGAGCGCTTCGACGATGTGTTCTGCTCGGTCGGCACCCACCCGCACAATGCCGGCGAGGAAGCGGATGTGACGCTGGACGAGATTCTGGCCGCCGCCGACCATCCCAAAGTGGTCGCCATTGGCGAGGCCGGGCTCGATTATCACTACGACACCGCGCCGCGCGACGCGCAGGCGGCCGGCTTCCGCCGGCATATCGAAGCGGCGCGGCGCACCGGCCTGCCGCTGGTGATCCACGCCCGCGACGCCGACGAGGATGTCGCGGCGATCCTGGAAGAGGAAAGCGGGAAGGGCGCCTTCGCCTTCGTGCTGCATTGCTTCACCGCCGGGCCGGACCTCGCCCGCCGGGCGGTGGCGCTGGGCGGCTATGTCTCCTTCTCCGGCATCCTCACCTTCAAATCCGGCGCCCCGCTGCGCGAGATCGCCGCCAGCCTGCCGACCGACCGGGTGCTGGTGGAGACGGACGCGCCCTATCTCGCGCCCAACAGCCGGCGCGGCAAGCGCAACGAGCCTTCCTATGTCGTGGAGACCGCCCATATACTCGCCGAGGCGCGCGGAGTGTCCTTCGACGAGATCGCCGCGCTGACGACGCAGAACTTCTTCCGCCTGTTCTCCCGCGCATCCTAG